A segment of the bacterium genome:
ATTGCAACGATGTGAGCGAATTGCCCAACCTGACTTACGAGATGATGCGGCGCGGCTATTCGGAACAGACGCTGCGCAAAATCTGGGGCGAGAATTTTTTACGGGTATTCAGCCGGGTCGAAGCCAATGCGGCGGTGGAGCTGAAGGGGCGGTCGGACGAATGAGTGGATGGCTGGCTGCATGATCAAGGTTTTAAATATCATCCGTCGGTCGTCCCTGATCGGCGTTTTGGGGGGTGTGCTTCTGGCAGCCGCATCGCTGTCATCGGCAGCGGAGGAGTACCGGCTTTCCGCCCTCACCTTCACGGGCAATCACTCCTTTTCCTATCGGGCGCTGTCCGAGCAGATGATCACACGAGTCCCATCCCCATGGAAACGGCTGCTGCTGGGCAAATCCGCCGAGTACAGCGAGCTGTTGCTGCAACAGGATGTGAAAACCCTCACCGCCTTTTATCAGCGCGAGGGTTTCATCGATGTGCTGATCAATCGCGAGCTGGCGTTCAATGACCGCGATCAGACCGTTGCCGTGAACCTCGTCATTCAGGAAGGCAAACCCGTATCGCTCGGCCGCATTGAACATCATTTTGCCCATGACTCCAGCAGCCGTCCGTATCTGGATAAGGTTTTCCGTGAGGAAAGGGGCAAGCTGGCAGTGAGCCGCGGTCAGCGGTTCCGCGATGAGGCGATTCAGCAGGACAAAACCGCCCTGACCGCCGCGCTGTCCAACAACGGTTATCTGTATGCCCAGGTGGCGGTCAAACCATCTTTGCGCGAATCCGATTATATCGCGGATCTGCTCTTCGAGATCAATCAGGGACCCTTGTGCCGCTTTGGCCCGATCTCTGTCACCGGCAACCATCGTACTGATTCTTCGCTGATCGTCAAGCAGGTGGCGTTCAAACCGAACGACCGCTACAGCCAGGAGGTGGTGCAGCGCTCCCAGCGCTTTATCTATCAGCTGGGCCTTTTTCAATATGTGACCATCAAAGTTTCCACCAATGAATCGCATCATCATGTTCTTCCGGTGGAGCTGATCGTCAAGGAAGCGCCGCGGCTGACCACCAAACTGGGCGTGGGCTATGGCCGGGAGGAACGGTTGCGTTTTTCCGGCGATCTGCGTTTTCTCAATGCGCTCGGCGGCGGACGCAGCCTCACTCTGACGGCCAAACACAGCAAGCTCGAACCCTATAACATTCTCCTCAAGCTCATCCAGCCGGCCTTTCTTCATCCGGGCGCTTTTTTATCGTTGAGCCCTTTCAGCCGTTCGGAGAAGGAACCGGGTTTTTCCATCAAGCGCTACGGCGCTGATTTCAGCTATCAGCAGCGTTTTTCGTATTATACGGATGGCTCGGTCAGCTATATCTACGAACGGGATCGATTGAGCGTGAGCGAGATGACCATCGCCGAAGCGCTGAAGAATCAGGACATCAAGCTGTATAACAAATCCAGTGTGACCTTTGGCTGGGTGAAT
Coding sequences within it:
- a CDS encoding fused gamma-glutamyl-gamma-aminobutyrate hydrolase/peptidase codes for the protein MCILSDYVVPRSTGRRASVRDVVDHIDHVVALVGEEYVGIGTDFDGGGGVIDCNDVSELPNLTYEMMRRGYSEQTLRKIWGENFLRVFSRVEANAAVELKGRSDE
- the bamA gene encoding outer membrane protein assembly factor BamA, with the translated sequence MIKVLNIIRRSSLIGVLGGVLLAAASLSSAAEEYRLSALTFTGNHSFSYRALSEQMITRVPSPWKRLLLGKSAEYSELLLQQDVKTLTAFYQREGFIDVLINRELAFNDRDQTVAVNLVIQEGKPVSLGRIEHHFAHDSSSRPYLDKVFREERGKLAVSRGQRFRDEAIQQDKTALTAALSNNGYLYAQVAVKPSLRESDYIADLLFEINQGPLCRFGPISVTGNHRTDSSLIVKQVAFKPNDRYSQEVVQRSQRFIYQLGLFQYVTIKVSTNESHHHVLPVELIVKEAPRLTTKLGVGYGREERLRFSGDLRFLNALGGGRSLTLTAKHSKLEPYNILLKLIQPAFLHPGAFLSLSPFSRSEKEPGFSIKRYGADFSYQQRFSYYTDGSVSYIYERDRLSVSEMTIAEALKNQDIKLYNKSSVTFGWVNDHSYPLFQPQRGWYHAATFTLTGVGLQSDFHFLRWIFESRKYTKLMEGYVFAVRAKIGSMKPLYEDKVTPLEERFYSGGSNSVRGWGRSMLGPVSSVNKPLGGNSQAEASAELRYPLYKMLHGVVFYDIGNVWSDYLTFPRSELRHAGGAGLRFQTPIGPIRMDLAWPLGEGKRSMQVHVSIGQAF